A window of Maioricimonas rarisocia genomic DNA:
CGCCAGTTCTCTTTTCGCGTCGTCGTCCAGGCCCGACAATGGCGGCTCTCCCGATAGCTGGTCTCGATCCCGAAACGTTTCCGGTACAGCTCCCGGCAGTACGTCAGGTTCGGCAGCCGCCCATGGTAGGCATACAGCAGAGGAGTTTTCTGCTTCGTCTTCGGGTTCGGCACGATCGCCACCTGCACAGTCACCTGTAGCTTGCTGCGACGCTTCTTCCACGTGTGGGTCGTGAACCCCCGGCGGCCGGGCGCCATGAACTGGGCGGTCCCCGTGCCCGGAGAGTTCTTGCTCGGCTTCTTGCCGCGGCAGATCATGGGCATCAGAAACGGCACGTTGCGGGACTGCAGCCAGTCGATCACATCGGCACTGTAGAAGCCGCGGTCCAGCAGTAACCGACGGATACGAATGCCTTTACTTTGCAGCTGCGGCCAGAGTGCATCGAGCGTATCTTCCATGCGGTTGTTGTAGACGGGGGCCATGGCGAGCGTCAGTTTTTCGCCGCGTTCGACCACACAGGCCGTGGCGATCGACCAGAACTTCTTCGTGCCCTGCTTCGCCTTGCCGCGAAACAATCCCTTCTGCGGTTTGCCGTAGTAGGGCTGATGGTGCAGGTCGATGGCGATGATCACGCCGCGTTTGCGCCGCTGTGCCTTCTTGATCCATCCCTGGAGCTGCTTATCGAACAGTTCGGGGAACATCCACATCGGCGGGAGCGCTGCGTAGATGGCCTTGCGCAGCGTCTCGTCGCTGACGCCGAGTGCCACTCGCTGCGAAACTGCGGTGATCGTGGCCTTGAGCAGTCCGATCCCCACGATGACCCTGAGCAGCAGGTCGGTCGAGAGGCGTCTGCTGCAGCCTGAGGTGTTCAGTGTCTGCTGCAGCAGGCCGATGACCTGCCCCTTCACCTGGCCGCAATTGCGTACGTTCCTTCTGGACATTGCAGTTCTCCTTCCATGGTTCAAGGTCACCACCTATACCTTGTCCCTGAAAAGAGTTGCATTGCCAAGAGAAACCTTGGAACTACTGAGGAATGTCTGCCCCACCTCGCATGGGTGGCTGGTGGTCGTCGCGCAGCGACGCCCCCAGCATGCGGCCCTGTAGGGTGTGTCACGGCAAGCTACGCTTGCGGCGCCCCATCCGGGCAGGCGTCTCTCGTCGGGCAACCTCTGTGACGCACCAACCGCATTGGAACACGTCCACGACGGCGAATGGTGCGTCGCGAAAGCCCACCGGCCGCGACCGGTGGGTCCAAATGCCACGCCCCCATCGGCCGGCAATAGCCGGCCCTACCCACGCCGCGACCGACACGAACATGATGTGGGGCCATCCCGAGCCCCGTGCCGGGACCAGTCCCAGCCTACAGCGATCAATAGCCGGCCCAATCGGCACGCTACTGGGCCTGCGACTTCGATCCGCTCGGCGAGCCGGTGATCGGGACTCCCGCCGGCAGAGGACGGGCGGCGACCGAGAAACCATTCGCGTGGGCGAACTCCTGGAGCTGTCGGTGCAGTTCGAAGCTGTCTGGATAGACCCAGAACGTCAGCGTCGCATCCGGCAGGGCTCCCTGCAGAGCCTGGTAGAAGCGTGAACCGGGCCGCAATGCCTCCTCGAGCGACTCGGTCTGCAGTCCGTCCAGCGGCTCGATGATCCACTGTTTCACGCCCATCCGGATCACCCGCTGACCGTACTTGAGTTCGTCCAGCACGCTCATCGGCTGACGGGCGATGACGTACCGCATCTCGAACCCGTCCACCGGCCCGATGCTGCCTTCGTACCGTTCCTGCCGCAGCAGAAAGTCCCGCTGCCGCATGATGTACTTCTGCAGGCGTTCGGCCAGGTCGTTCAGCGGCACGTAAGCGACCTGGTTCCCTTCGAGTCGGAAGTGGATCTCGGCACCGTCCACCTCGCGGCCGACCGGAGTGACCCGGTGCCGCAAGGTCTTCGTGGTCGGTTCCTCTGTGGCCGCGGCGGCGATCGCCTGACGGAGCGTCCGCAACTGCTGCCGGGTCTCGTCGAGCGTCGAGTCCAGCTCCGCCAGCCGGGTCTGCTCCCGATCGAGATGCGCGGACTTTGTCTGCAGCGTCGACTGTTCGACCTTCTTCTCCTCTTCGGTCCGCGCCACTTCCCGTTGCAGCTGCGCGTGCCGGGTGCGGACTTCCTGCTGTTGGCTGGCCAACCGCGCCAGTTCGGCTTCGAGTTCGGCAGCACGTTCGACGAGTTCGCGGGGAGGTGCGGCCAGCGGCAGCGGCGGTGGTTCCGGCAGCTTGAGCGGCGTCTCGTCCAGGACGACGGGAACCGGTTCCGCAGCGGGTGGCTCTTCGATTGCGGCCAGCATCTCACCCGCAGGAAGATCCGCGGGGGGACCGGAGGCCTTCGTTGCAAACATCGGGTCCGGCTCGGGAAGCAGAGGAACGGCCGCTTCGTCTGATTCATCCTCGGCGACGCCGGTGGCAATCGCCGGTGCCGGAGCTGCCGGCTCATCGTCCGTCTTCGCCACGACGGGGGCGCGGCTGACGCGCACGCCGGCGATCACGATCAGGATGATCAGGATCCCGACGATGTTGGCGACAATATCCAGAAACGAGTCCGAACCGAATTCGCGATCCTCGCGCTGTCCGCGACGCGACATGTCTTCACTCCCTTCGCGGATTAATCGAGGACGTATTCCACCGAAGTCCGCAGCGACCACCCCTGCACCACCGAGTGCAGTCGTTCGTGGTACTGGTTCCCTCCGGGACTGACGACAAACCGGACCGCGGGCTGCCAGAAGAATCCTTCCGGCGGCGGCCCCCAGTCGCGAACGTGGGCATCGAGTGCGTCGGCGAGACTCTGCTGCAGATCCTCGCCGGCAATCCCCGAGGTGATCGGGATCTTCGCTCCTTCCGCGATCGCCACTTCGCTGGGCGTGACGCGAATCGTGACCGACCGTTCGTAGCCGATCACACTCCCCGGCGGCCGGATGCCCCACTGCGGGTTCTTCGGGTCCACCTTCGGTTTGCCGCCGTGCGAAAGCCGTGGCGATCCCGACGTGGCCTGCTGAGATTCTGACGCGGGTGGCGCGCTGCTTGTCCCGGTCCGCTCGGTCGGCTTCGAGAACGACCTGGAAGAGCGTGACATCGCCCGGGCCGCGATCGGCTGGCGAAACACGCCGGGTTCGGCACGCGATGCCGGAGGCTCTGAACTGTTCCCGACTCGGCGCTGCGGCGCGGAAGGTTGCAGCGGCGTTCCTCTGGATGCAGCTGCGAACTCCCGCTCGGTTTCCGTCGGATCGCCACCAGGCGGGCGGCGGGCGGTGTCGAGGTCGCGACTGAACCGGCGGTTCCCGATGTATACGCCGCGGTCGGAATCCCTGCTGCGGAGCTGTTCGACTTCGTCGAGCTGGAACTCCCCCTCCCGGCTGGCGAAGTTCAGCGGCCCGGCAATCGGATACCGTCCGTCACTCAGCCTTCGGGCGAGTACCCGCCGCTGGTCGAGCAACTGGTCGATCGCTTCCCGGCAGAGCGCCTCGGCGGCCGGGTCCGATTCGGGCCATTCGAATTCCTGATCGTCTTCGACCAGTTCGTAGCCGACGACGGCATCGAGCGGTTCGAGCAGCTTGCGGGCCACGTAGTAGGCGACCGTACCTTCAGGCCGGACCACCAGCAGGATGTACGGCTTGTCGGCGTCGGAATCGAGGCTGGCCTTCATCGACCAGTACCGGAACAACGCCTCGGCCCCCGCCAGCAACGGATTGCGGGACGGGGGAAACCCGCTCAGATCTTCGGCGGTCAGCGTGATTTCCTCAGAGGCGAACACCAGACCGTCCGGTCGGCACTCGATGACGATCGGTCGCCGCGTTGTGCCGGACTGTCCATCGTAGGGAACAATACGGAACCGATGCGATGCTGCCGCCTGGCGGGCCTGCATGCGGCGCAGTTCGCGCTCCGCCTGATCGATCTCCCGGGAGAGCCGCACCCGTTCTTCGATCAGTGCAGAACGTGACTGGCGGAGCTGATCCCACTGCTGTGCGATCGTCGATCGCTGATCATCCATGGCGGCGACCGTCTGACGGACCGTATCGAGTCGCTTTGACTGCGCGGCGATTGCCGACTCGGCAGCCCGGAGCTCCCTGGCGAGGCGGTCGCGGCGAGCGGTCAGTTCGCGGACCCGTTCTTCCCAGTCCGCCTGCAGCTGCGCGAGCTCGTCGTCACGCTGCTGTCGCAGTTCCTCCCACTCCTGCAGCCGGGCCAGCCGCAGTTCTTCCGGCGACGGACCGGTTTCTTCGGGCACCGGATCGGGAGCGAGGGCCGGAAGCAGCGGTTCGTCATCGCGGGGATCGTTCGCAGCTGCCACCGCTGAAGGTGCCGGCTCGAGCACGGGCGGTTCTTCCACAACCGCCAGCGTCGGAGCAGCC
This region includes:
- a CDS encoding cell envelope integrity protein TolA gives rise to the protein MSSRHQTGNSVTLFPFLAVLVCAMGALIFLLLVTTRRIRQQTLAEMQTAVVVEEEPAPEAASQPALQAAPTLAVVEEPPVLEPAPSAVAAANDPRDDEPLLPALAPDPVPEETGPSPEELRLARLQEWEELRQQRDDELAQLQADWEERVRELTARRDRLARELRAAESAIAAQSKRLDTVRQTVAAMDDQRSTIAQQWDQLRQSRSALIEERVRLSREIDQAERELRRMQARQAAASHRFRIVPYDGQSGTTRRPIVIECRPDGLVFASEEITLTAEDLSGFPPSRNPLLAGAEALFRYWSMKASLDSDADKPYILLVVRPEGTVAYYVARKLLEPLDAVVGYELVEDDQEFEWPESDPAAEALCREAIDQLLDQRRVLARRLSDGRYPIAGPLNFASREGEFQLDEVEQLRSRDSDRGVYIGNRRFSRDLDTARRPPGGDPTETEREFAAASRGTPLQPSAPQRRVGNSSEPPASRAEPGVFRQPIAARAMSRSSRSFSKPTERTGTSSAPPASESQQATSGSPRLSHGGKPKVDPKNPQWGIRPPGSVIGYERSVTIRVTPSEVAIAEGAKIPITSGIAGEDLQQSLADALDAHVRDWGPPPEGFFWQPAVRFVVSPGGNQYHERLHSVVQGWSLRTSVEYVLD
- a CDS encoding transposase → MSRRNVRNCGQVKGQVIGLLQQTLNTSGCSRRLSTDLLLRVIVGIGLLKATITAVSQRVALGVSDETLRKAIYAALPPMWMFPELFDKQLQGWIKKAQRRKRGVIIAIDLHHQPYYGKPQKGLFRGKAKQGTKKFWSIATACVVERGEKLTLAMAPVYNNRMEDTLDALWPQLQSKGIRIRRLLLDRGFYSADVIDWLQSRNVPFLMPMICRGKKPSKNSPGTGTAQFMAPGRRGFTTHTWKKRRSKLQVTVQVAIVPNPKTKQKTPLLYAYHGRLPNLTYCRELYRKRFGIETSYRESRHCRAWTTTRKENWRRFLQILSFILANAWALLTLGQQKKPWRERLTQQHFQQQLIELLDLPTTQVLTQEPSVAIT